The nucleotide window TGTCCTTCTCGCTGGCCAGTGGGAACTACATCCAGCCGATCCGCAGGGTGGCCGAGCAGAATCTCTTCTTGCGACAACCCGATCGCTGGAGACTCAGTGATGGGGATCTGCTCCCAGAGAGTCGCTCGTTCCATACCTCACTGGGAATGCACTACGAGCACAAACGCTTCCAAGCCAGCGTAGAAGGGTATTACAAGCGGCTGAAAGGAGTGGTACTCAATCAAGAGCAGAATAGATTGCTGAGTGCATTCACGGTGGAGAACGAGCAATTGTCCATCGGCAAGGGAGAGGTCATAGGGGCCGACCTCATGGTGAACTATGAGCAGGGTGCACATAGCGCTTGGTTGGCCTACAGCTATACCTACTCGGCCAATGTATTTGAGGATATCGATGATGGAGACCCCATGCCCAGCACTTACAATAAACCCCACGACATCAAGATGGTCTATGACTATCGGTACAGGGATTACACCTTCCACTCCCAGTGGACGGCCTCTACCGGCTATCCCTATACACCTGTACTGGGTGTGTTCGAGGGTCCTGGGGGCGACCCCTTTCTGGTATATGGAGAAGAACTCTCAGCCCGGCTGCCTGATCAATTCCGCTGGGATATCAGTCTCTCGCGTCATTTCAGTCTGCGGGATATGGATCTACACCTCGGTGCCGGCATATTCAACCTGACCGACCACCGGAATATACGCACGCGTACCTACAGCACCAATCAGGTGCGGGATGAGGCTCCTGAAGAGCTGAGAATCAACACCATAGATTTGGAGTTGATCGGGCTATCCCCTACATTTAGCCTTCGGCTTGATTTCAGATGAACCTTTCTATTCAACACATATCGCCTTACTTGCTATGCATTGCATTGATTTTCAGTGCATGTACAAAAGAAGAGTCGATATCTGAGCAGTTCGAATCCAAGTTGGTCATCGATGCAAGTTTGGAGACCGGATCTCCCATTCAGGATATTCATGCGCATACGCTTATCGGAAATGGTCCTGAGCAGATGATCGAAGGTCTGGAAATCTT belongs to Flavobacteriales bacterium and includes:
- a CDS encoding TonB-dependent receptor; the protein is VPLTDWSLRAGGRLSYNDYSGNLYLEPRIRVEYRLDPRMSFSLASGNYIQPIRRVAEQNLFLRQPDRWRLSDGDLLPESRSFHTSLGMHYEHKRFQASVEGYYKRLKGVVLNQEQNRLLSAFTVENEQLSIGKGEVIGADLMVNYEQGAHSAWLAYSYTYSANVFEDIDDGDPMPSTYNKPHDIKMVYDYRYRDYTFHSQWTASTGYPYTPVLGVFEGPGGDPFLVYGEELSARLPDQFRWDISLSRHFSLRDMDLHLGAGIFNLTDHRNIRTRTYSTNQVRDEAPEELRINTIDLELIGLSPTFSLRLDFR